One Amycolatopsis sp. NBC_00355 genomic window carries:
- the metX gene encoding homoserine O-acetyltransferase MetX, whose amino-acid sequence MTAEPVTGAWRIGDPPGRRQFVTGPGLTLEAGGALPGYTLAYETWGTLNSDASNAILVEHALTGDSHAAGPAEPGHPGAGWWDGLIGPGKALDTKEFFVVVPNVLGGCQGSTGPSSPDPDGTPWGSRFPVVTVRDQVTTEAVLADALGIARWAAVVGGSMGGMRALEWAVSLPSRVATVLVLASTARASAEQIAWAAPQLHAIRADPDWHGGDYYSAPAGPFRGLGVARRIAHVTYRSEPELAERFGRTYQGDEDPLRGGRFAVESYLDHHAEKLAGRFDANSYLVLTESMNTHDVGRDRGGVAAALGRVTARAVIGGVDSDRLYPLYQSAEIAAGIKGTTEPSVVTSPYGHDSFLIETEQIAALVKALLG is encoded by the coding sequence GTGACGGCTGAGCCCGTCACCGGGGCCTGGCGGATCGGGGATCCGCCAGGCCGCCGGCAGTTCGTCACCGGCCCCGGGCTCACGCTCGAGGCCGGTGGTGCGCTTCCGGGCTACACCCTGGCGTACGAGACGTGGGGGACGCTCAACTCCGACGCGTCCAACGCGATCCTCGTCGAGCACGCCCTGACCGGCGACAGCCACGCCGCCGGCCCGGCCGAGCCCGGGCATCCCGGCGCGGGCTGGTGGGACGGGCTGATCGGGCCCGGGAAAGCCTTGGACACCAAGGAGTTCTTCGTCGTGGTCCCGAACGTGCTCGGCGGCTGCCAGGGGTCGACCGGGCCGTCGTCGCCCGACCCGGACGGGACGCCGTGGGGCAGCCGCTTCCCGGTGGTGACGGTCCGGGACCAGGTCACGACCGAGGCGGTGCTGGCGGACGCGCTCGGGATCGCCCGCTGGGCGGCTGTCGTCGGCGGGTCCATGGGCGGGATGCGCGCGCTCGAGTGGGCGGTTTCGCTGCCCTCGCGGGTGGCGACGGTGCTGGTCCTGGCCTCGACGGCGCGCGCGTCAGCGGAGCAGATCGCCTGGGCCGCTCCGCAGCTGCACGCGATCCGCGCGGACCCGGACTGGCACGGCGGTGACTACTACTCGGCGCCGGCCGGGCCGTTTCGCGGCCTCGGCGTCGCGCGCCGGATCGCGCACGTGACCTACCGCAGCGAGCCGGAGCTGGCCGAGCGGTTCGGCCGGACGTACCAGGGTGACGAGGACCCGTTGCGGGGTGGGCGGTTCGCCGTCGAGTCCTATTTGGACCACCACGCCGAGAAGCTGGCCGGCCGGTTCGACGCGAACAGCTACCTGGTGCTGACGGAGTCGATGAACACCCACGACGTCGGCCGTGATCGTGGCGGCGTCGCGGCGGCCTTGGGCCGGGTGACGGCTCGCGCGGTGATCGGCGGCGTGGACAGCGACCGGCTGTACCCGCTGTACCAGTCGGCGGAGATCGCTGCCGGGATCAAGGGGACGACGGAGCCTTCGGTGGTGACGTCGCCGTACGGCCACGACTCGTTCCTCATCGAGACCGAGCAGATCGCCGCCTTGGTGAAGGCGTTGCTGGGTTAG
- a CDS encoding bifunctional o-acetylhomoserine/o-acetylserine sulfhydrylase gives MSADDTSAWSFETRQIHAGAAPDPATGARATPIYQTTSYVFRDSQHGADLFSLAEPGNIYTRIMNPTQDVLEQRVAALEGGVAALAFASGSAATTAAILNLANAGDHFVSSPSLYGGTYNLFHYTLPKLGIEVSFVEDQDDLEQWRAAVRPNTKLFFAETLANPGSNVLDIRGVADTAHEAGVPLVVDNTVPTPFLLRPIEHGADIVVHSATKYLGGHGTTVAGVLVDGGTFDFGKDAAKFPGFTEPDPSYHGLKYWEALGPGAYAAKARVQILRDTGAAISPLNSFLILQGIETLSLRLERHVANAQALAEWLEQRDEVEKVYYAGLPSSPFYSAAQKYLPRGAGAVLSFDLRGGVDAGRKFVDGTELHSQLVNIGDVRSLIVHPASTTHSQLSPEEQLASGVTPGLVRLAVGLEGVEDLKADLEAGFRAAKADL, from the coding sequence ATGAGCGCGGACGACACCTCGGCGTGGTCCTTCGAGACCAGGCAGATCCACGCGGGCGCCGCGCCGGATCCGGCCACGGGCGCGCGGGCGACGCCGATCTACCAGACGACGTCGTACGTCTTCCGCGACAGCCAGCACGGCGCCGACCTGTTCAGCCTGGCCGAGCCGGGCAACATCTACACGCGGATCATGAACCCGACGCAGGACGTCCTGGAGCAGCGGGTCGCCGCGCTCGAAGGCGGCGTCGCGGCGCTCGCGTTCGCGTCCGGTTCGGCCGCCACCACCGCGGCGATCCTCAACCTCGCCAACGCGGGCGACCACTTCGTCTCCAGCCCGTCGCTCTACGGCGGCACCTACAACCTCTTCCACTACACGCTGCCGAAGCTCGGCATCGAGGTCTCGTTCGTCGAGGACCAGGACGACCTCGAGCAGTGGCGCGCCGCCGTCCGCCCGAACACGAAGCTGTTCTTCGCCGAGACGCTGGCCAACCCGGGCAGCAACGTCCTCGACATCCGCGGCGTCGCCGACACCGCGCACGAGGCCGGTGTCCCACTGGTCGTCGACAACACGGTGCCGACGCCGTTCCTGCTGCGCCCGATCGAGCACGGCGCCGACATCGTCGTCCACTCGGCGACCAAGTACCTCGGCGGCCACGGCACCACGGTGGCCGGTGTACTGGTCGACGGCGGCACGTTCGACTTCGGCAAGGACGCGGCGAAGTTCCCGGGCTTCACCGAGCCCGACCCGAGCTACCACGGTCTCAAGTACTGGGAGGCGCTCGGCCCGGGCGCGTACGCCGCGAAGGCGCGCGTCCAGATCCTGCGCGACACCGGCGCGGCCATCTCACCGTTGAACAGCTTCCTGATCCTGCAGGGCATCGAGACGCTGTCGCTGCGCCTCGAGCGGCACGTGGCGAACGCGCAGGCGCTCGCCGAGTGGCTCGAGCAGCGCGACGAGGTCGAGAAGGTCTACTACGCCGGCCTGCCGTCCAGCCCGTTCTACTCCGCAGCGCAGAAGTACCTGCCGCGCGGCGCGGGCGCGGTGCTGTCGTTCGACCTGCGCGGCGGCGTCGACGCCGGCCGCAAGTTCGTCGACGGCACCGAACTGCACAGCCAGCTGGTCAACATCGGTGACGTCCGTAGCCTGATCGTGCACCCGGCGTCCACCACGCACAGCCAGCTTTCGCCGGAAGAGCAGCTGGCCAGCGGCGTGACGCCGGGTCTGGTCCGGCTCGCCGTCGGGCTGGAAGGCGTCGAGGACCTCAAGGCCGACCTGGAAGCCGGATTCCGGGCGGCCAAGGCGGATCTGTGA
- the rdmE gene encoding aklavinone 12-hydroxylase RdmE, which produces MTERAQVLVVGAGLGGLSASMFLAQDGVDVLTVERHAGTSVHSRASGQNWRTMELFHWAGIDDDVLHASPRASQGLRITVATSLAGQVFHRITEDGSEFDVSATTTMPHGMAGQDVVEPILLAAAEKAGARVRFRTDLVELTQDDDGVTATLRHRDSGEETVVRADYVVAADGGRSGIRQALGIPADGLDGLSHCLGVVFDADLGDRVKAGVTDLFYLRHPEFTAGLTNTDVAGRYVFGPDYHPERGESPDDFGHDRLVAMIRTATDLPDLDPKIVWTGSWEIAARLAERFRSGRVFLVGDAAKVTPPTGGQGGNTAVGDGADIAWKLASVLRGDAGEALLDTYEAERKPIARMIVDMSLHNLKERMRPDLDVSGLTQAEDPLAAVLGFRYRSTAVLSEEPDDGARVEDILAPTGRPGFRAPGMASTVDLLGHSWVLLCAGDDSRWAPAASDIATGTGVRLDCRVVDGDEFAAKYGLSRGGASLVRPDGIVAWRAKEPAEDPAGELGRVLTAVLSR; this is translated from the coding sequence ATGACGGAACGGGCACAGGTGCTGGTCGTGGGGGCCGGACTCGGCGGATTGTCGGCGTCGATGTTCCTGGCGCAGGACGGAGTGGACGTGCTGACGGTCGAGCGGCACGCGGGAACGTCGGTCCACTCGCGGGCCTCCGGGCAGAACTGGCGCACGATGGAGCTGTTCCACTGGGCGGGCATCGACGACGACGTGCTGCACGCCAGCCCGAGAGCGTCCCAGGGCCTGCGGATCACGGTCGCGACCAGCCTGGCCGGGCAGGTGTTCCACCGGATCACCGAGGACGGCAGCGAGTTCGACGTCTCGGCCACGACCACGATGCCGCACGGCATGGCCGGGCAGGACGTCGTCGAGCCGATCCTGCTGGCGGCCGCGGAGAAGGCGGGCGCCCGCGTCCGGTTCCGGACCGACCTCGTCGAGCTGACCCAGGACGACGACGGCGTCACCGCGACGCTGCGGCACCGCGACTCCGGCGAGGAGACGGTGGTGCGCGCGGACTACGTCGTCGCGGCCGACGGTGGGCGCAGCGGGATCCGGCAGGCGCTGGGCATCCCGGCGGACGGCTTGGACGGGCTCAGTCACTGCCTGGGCGTGGTGTTCGACGCCGACCTCGGCGACCGCGTCAAGGCGGGCGTGACCGACCTGTTCTACCTGCGGCACCCGGAGTTCACCGCCGGGCTGACGAACACCGACGTCGCCGGCCGGTACGTCTTCGGCCCGGATTACCACCCCGAACGCGGCGAGAGCCCGGACGACTTCGGGCACGACCGGCTGGTCGCGATGATCCGCACCGCCACCGACCTGCCGGACCTCGATCCGAAGATCGTCTGGACGGGCTCGTGGGAGATCGCCGCGCGGCTGGCGGAGCGGTTCCGGTCCGGGCGGGTCTTCCTGGTCGGCGACGCGGCGAAGGTGACCCCGCCGACCGGCGGCCAGGGCGGCAACACGGCGGTCGGCGACGGCGCGGACATCGCGTGGAAGCTCGCTTCGGTCCTTCGCGGCGACGCGGGCGAAGCGCTGCTGGACACCTACGAGGCCGAGCGGAAGCCGATCGCGCGGATGATTGTCGACATGTCGCTGCACAACTTGAAGGAGCGGATGCGTCCCGACCTGGACGTCTCCGGACTGACGCAGGCCGAGGACCCCTTGGCGGCGGTCCTCGGGTTCCGCTACCGGTCGACGGCGGTGCTCTCGGAGGAGCCGGACGACGGCGCACGCGTCGAAGACATCCTGGCGCCGACCGGCCGGCCCGGTTTCCGCGCGCCCGGCATGGCGTCCACAGTGGACTTGCTGGGGCATTCGTGGGTACTGCTCTGCGCCGGCGACGATTCGCGGTGGGCCCCGGCGGCCTCGGACATCGCGACCGGGACCGGGGTGCGGCTGGATTGCCGCGTTGTGGACGGTGACGAGTTCGCCGCGAAGTACGGCCTGTCCCGCGGGGGTGCGTCCCTGGTGCGGCCGGACGGCATCGTCGCCTGGCGCGCGAAGGAGCCGGCCGAGGACCCGGCGGGCGAGTTGGGGCGAGTGCTGACGGCGGTCCTGTCGCGTTAG
- a CDS encoding class I SAM-dependent methyltransferase has translation MNEPRRIVESGYDSSAERYLEWSARIADDPRLRFLGELTGRLDDGAAVLDLGCGAGVPCTALLADRHDVLGVDLSAAQLALARRNVPGARFEKADMAEVSFPGGSFDAVTAFYSVLHVPREDQGDLFTRIAGWLRPGGWFLAALGCSEVNGVEADWLGTPMFFSSHAPAENRRLLEAAGFTLVVDEQVTMREPEGDATFHWVLGRL, from the coding sequence GTGAACGAACCCCGGCGGATCGTCGAATCCGGCTACGACAGCTCGGCGGAGCGCTACCTCGAGTGGAGCGCGCGGATCGCCGACGACCCGCGGCTGCGGTTCCTGGGGGAGCTGACCGGCCGGCTCGACGACGGCGCCGCGGTGCTCGACCTCGGCTGCGGTGCGGGCGTGCCGTGCACGGCGCTGCTCGCCGACCGCCACGACGTCCTCGGCGTCGACCTGTCCGCGGCGCAGCTGGCTCTCGCGCGGCGGAACGTCCCGGGCGCGCGGTTCGAGAAGGCCGACATGGCGGAGGTGTCGTTCCCTGGCGGGAGTTTCGACGCCGTCACGGCGTTCTATTCGGTCCTGCACGTGCCCCGCGAGGACCAGGGCGACCTCTTCACGCGGATCGCCGGCTGGCTGCGGCCCGGCGGCTGGTTCCTGGCCGCGCTGGGCTGCAGTGAGGTGAACGGCGTCGAAGCCGACTGGCTCGGCACACCGATGTTCTTCAGCAGCCACGCCCCGGCGGAGAACCGCCGGCTCCTCGAAGCCGCCGGTTTCACGCTGGTCGTGGACGAGCAGGTGACGATGCGCGAGCCCGAAGGCGACGCGACCTTCCACTGGGTGCTGGGACGGCTCTAA
- a CDS encoding PucR family transcriptional regulator: MVSVRSVVDRVGPTLLHALQVPDDSPAVADVVIAEPGGGVTLAAGDLVLGVATTGPEDAAELVKQSAEQGAAAVLLKPPVAAKTSVKRAAKAAGIALIQVHAATSWAQLVWLLRTVLDALADESENLENDTGSGDLFRLADAVASVVDAPVTIEDTNSRVLAYSARQDLTDPARVATIMGRRIPDDVLARFRSRGVFRELSRGRQTIFVPAQRDGTLPRLIVPIRMGGELLGSMWAVVAGPVSDERAAAFADAAPVVALHLLRRRAYTDAQRRASAELLRGVLEGRANPRKAMAELDLSDEPHRVVVIEVTGGDGRDAEGLRLALLERLSQGIGRRPVATELGGLLYAVVPDRAGSGGWAELREALATQSASRRGGAPRAAAGAPGEIGDLSTSRAQADEALGLLRAEILDERVITFDEAWTALALHRGATAAVAAKVADLGPLGALRAHDETSKAGYTDTLYEWLRHPGDPRAAARELRIHPNTLRYRMRKLLELVPLDLDDPDVRLALITQLVALRWS; this comes from the coding sequence GTGGTGTCGGTGCGCAGCGTGGTCGACCGGGTGGGGCCGACGCTGCTCCACGCGCTCCAGGTGCCCGACGACTCGCCCGCCGTCGCCGATGTCGTGATCGCCGAGCCCGGCGGGGGCGTCACCCTTGCCGCCGGGGACCTCGTGCTCGGCGTCGCCACCACCGGGCCCGAAGACGCCGCCGAGCTGGTGAAACAGAGCGCCGAGCAGGGCGCCGCCGCGGTGCTGCTCAAGCCGCCCGTCGCCGCGAAGACGTCGGTGAAGCGGGCGGCGAAAGCCGCCGGGATCGCGCTGATCCAGGTGCACGCCGCGACGTCGTGGGCGCAGCTCGTGTGGCTGCTGCGGACCGTCCTCGACGCGCTCGCCGACGAGTCCGAGAACCTCGAGAACGACACCGGCTCCGGCGATCTCTTCCGGCTGGCCGACGCCGTCGCGTCCGTTGTGGACGCTCCGGTGACCATCGAGGACACCAACTCGCGCGTGCTCGCCTACTCCGCCCGTCAGGACCTCACCGACCCCGCGCGCGTCGCCACGATCATGGGCCGCCGCATCCCGGACGACGTCCTCGCGCGGTTCCGCTCGCGCGGGGTGTTCCGCGAGCTCTCGCGCGGGCGGCAGACGATCTTCGTGCCGGCCCAGCGCGACGGCACGCTGCCGCGGCTGATCGTGCCGATCCGGATGGGCGGCGAGCTGCTCGGCTCGATGTGGGCGGTGGTCGCCGGGCCGGTGTCCGACGAGCGCGCGGCCGCCTTCGCCGACGCCGCCCCGGTCGTCGCGCTGCACCTGCTGCGCCGGCGGGCTTACACGGACGCGCAGCGCCGCGCGTCGGCCGAACTGCTGCGCGGCGTGCTCGAAGGCCGGGCGAACCCGCGCAAGGCGATGGCGGAGCTGGACCTGTCCGACGAGCCGCACCGCGTGGTCGTCATCGAGGTCACCGGCGGCGACGGCCGGGACGCCGAGGGCCTGCGGCTCGCGTTGCTGGAACGGCTGTCCCAGGGCATCGGCCGCCGTCCGGTGGCCACCGAACTGGGCGGCCTGCTCTACGCCGTGGTCCCCGACCGCGCCGGCTCCGGCGGCTGGGCCGAGCTGCGCGAGGCGCTCGCGACGCAGTCGGCGTCCCGGCGCGGCGGCGCCCCGCGAGCCGCGGCGGGCGCGCCCGGCGAGATCGGCGACCTCTCGACGTCCCGCGCCCAAGCCGACGAAGCGCTCGGCCTGCTGCGCGCGGAAATCCTCGACGAGCGTGTCATCACCTTCGACGAGGCTTGGACGGCCCTGGCGCTGCACCGCGGGGCGACGGCGGCGGTCGCGGCGAAGGTCGCGGACCTCGGGCCGCTCGGCGCGTTGCGCGCCCACGACGAGACGAGCAAGGCCGGGTACACCGACACGCTCTACGAGTGGCTGCGGCACCCCGGCGACCCGCGGGCGGCGGCGCGCGAGCTGCGGATCCACCCCAACACCCTGCGGTACCGGATGCGGAAGCTGCTGGAGCTGGTCCCGCTCGACCTCGACGACCCCGACGTCCGGCTCGCGCTGATCACCCAGCTGGTGGCGTTGCGCTGGAGCTGA
- a CDS encoding zinc metalloprotease, whose product MSFRRALKLGAVSALSLVSLAVPGTTAGSAVAAPSGDCFTPTQSADRSKDGHADSLSPAEAARVEADMQSKLAGKRAALAPAATSIPVYFHVITSGSTGNLPAATITKQISVLNSAYGSKGFSFSLVSTDYTNNSTWYNGITDGTSAERNMKNALRKGGKNALNIYTANLGDDLLGWATFPWNYTSSPKLDGVVILDESLPGRSATNYNEGDTATHEVGHWMGLYHTFQGGCSGSGDYVSDTPAEATATSGCPASKNTCSAAGSDPIHNFMDYSYDGCMYEFTAGQGTRMTSSWSAYRA is encoded by the coding sequence ATGAGTTTTCGCAGGGCCCTGAAGCTGGGCGCGGTGTCCGCGCTCTCCCTGGTTTCCCTGGCCGTCCCGGGCACCACGGCCGGCAGTGCCGTCGCGGCGCCGAGCGGCGACTGCTTCACGCCGACGCAGTCCGCGGACCGCAGCAAGGACGGCCACGCCGACAGCCTGTCGCCGGCCGAAGCGGCCCGTGTCGAAGCCGACATGCAGAGCAAGCTGGCCGGCAAGCGTGCCGCGCTCGCGCCCGCGGCGACGTCGATCCCGGTGTACTTCCACGTGATCACCAGCGGCTCGACCGGCAACCTGCCGGCCGCCACGATCACCAAGCAGATCTCGGTGCTCAACAGCGCGTACGGCAGCAAGGGCTTCAGCTTCAGCCTGGTGAGCACGGACTACACGAACAACTCCACCTGGTACAACGGCATCACCGACGGCACGTCCGCCGAGCGCAACATGAAGAACGCGCTGCGCAAGGGCGGCAAGAACGCGCTGAACATCTACACCGCCAACCTCGGTGACGACCTGCTCGGCTGGGCGACGTTCCCGTGGAACTACACGTCGTCGCCGAAGCTCGACGGCGTCGTCATCCTCGACGAGTCCCTCCCGGGCCGCTCGGCGACCAACTACAACGAGGGCGACACGGCGACCCACGAAGTCGGCCACTGGATGGGGCTCTACCACACGTTCCAGGGCGGCTGCTCCGGTTCGGGCGACTACGTCTCCGACACCCCGGCCGAAGCCACCGCGACGTCCGGCTGCCCGGCGAGCAAGAACACCTGCTCGGCCGCGGGCAGCGACCCGATCCACAACTTCATGGACTACAGCTACGACGGCTGCATGTACGAGTTCACCGCGGGCCAGGGCACGCGGATGACCAGCTCCTGGTCCGCCTACCGCGCCTGA
- a CDS encoding zinc-binding dehydrogenase, whose translation MRVVWMREFGGPEVLVPGEAPDPVAGDGRVVVEVAFANTTFVETQMRAGGPGPFRPRLPIVPGNGVGGVISAVGAGVDPDLAGQRVVTSTGGSGGYAQRVAVDAASVFPVPEGLALDAAVALLADGRTATGLIHATGVRPGDRVLVEAAAGGVGGLLVQLAKAAGASVVGAAGGPAKVARVLGADAVVDYSRPDWTSAVGEVDVVFDGVGGAIGTAAFGLLRPGGRMASYGLAGGSWAEVSEEDAAARDVSLVRGIGGPEDMRTFTKSALTEAAEGRLVPLIGQRFPLARAADAHTAMESRTTVGKTLLVP comes from the coding sequence ATGCGCGTGGTGTGGATGCGGGAGTTCGGCGGTCCGGAAGTACTCGTCCCGGGGGAGGCCCCGGACCCGGTCGCGGGGGACGGCCGGGTGGTGGTCGAGGTGGCGTTCGCGAACACCACGTTCGTCGAGACGCAGATGCGGGCGGGCGGCCCGGGACCGTTCCGTCCCCGGCTGCCGATCGTGCCCGGCAACGGCGTCGGCGGCGTGATCAGCGCGGTCGGCGCGGGGGTGGACCCGGACCTCGCCGGGCAGCGGGTGGTCACGTCGACCGGGGGTTCCGGCGGGTATGCCCAACGCGTCGCGGTGGACGCGGCGTCGGTGTTCCCGGTGCCGGAGGGGCTGGCGCTCGACGCGGCGGTGGCGTTGCTCGCGGACGGCCGCACCGCGACCGGCCTGATCCACGCGACCGGGGTGCGGCCCGGCGACCGGGTGCTGGTCGAAGCGGCGGCGGGCGGGGTCGGCGGCCTGCTGGTCCAGCTGGCGAAGGCCGCGGGGGCGTCGGTGGTGGGCGCCGCGGGCGGCCCGGCGAAGGTGGCGCGAGTGCTGGGCGCCGACGCGGTCGTCGACTACTCGCGCCCGGACTGGACGTCTGCGGTCGGCGAGGTCGACGTGGTCTTCGACGGCGTGGGCGGCGCCATCGGCACGGCGGCGTTCGGCCTGCTGCGCCCCGGCGGCCGGATGGCGAGCTACGGCCTGGCGGGCGGTTCGTGGGCGGAAGTGTCCGAAGAGGACGCTGCCGCCCGAGACGTCTCGCTGGTCCGCGGGATCGGCGGCCCCGAGGACATGCGCACGTTCACGAAGTCGGCGTTGACGGAAGCGGCGGAGGGCCGCCTGGTCCCCCTGATCGGCCAGCGCTTCCCGCTGGCCCGGGCAGCCGACGCCCACACGGCGATGGAATCCCGCACCACGGTGGGCAAAACGCTGCTGGTCCCGTGA
- the ald gene encoding alanine dehydrogenase: MRIAVPREIKKHEYRVALTPAGVHELVGRGHDVFVETGAGVGSSITDEEYVAAGAKILATADETWAQGELVLKVKEPIAEEYPRLRADQVLFTYLHIAADRPLTDALLAAGTTAIAYETVQTATGALPLLAPMSEVAGRLAPQVGAFSLMKPSGGRGVLPGGIPGVHPARVVVIGGGVAGLNAARVALGLGSDVEILDTNVDRLRQIDNDFGGRIRTVTSNRLSVEEAVLQADMVVGAVLVPGAKAPKLVSNELVSRMKAGSVLVDIAIDQGGCFADSRPTTHDDPTYTVHESVFYCVANMPGAVPRTSTYGLTNVTLPYAVQLAEHGWKTALQADAALAKGLNTHAGALTNGPVAVAHDLPHTPLATVLA; encoded by the coding sequence GTGCGTATCGCCGTTCCCCGTGAGATCAAGAAGCACGAGTACCGGGTCGCGCTGACCCCGGCGGGGGTGCACGAGCTGGTCGGCCGCGGGCACGACGTGTTCGTCGAGACCGGTGCCGGTGTCGGCTCCTCGATCACCGACGAGGAGTACGTCGCCGCCGGCGCGAAGATCCTCGCCACCGCGGACGAGACCTGGGCCCAGGGCGAGCTCGTGCTCAAGGTCAAGGAGCCGATCGCCGAGGAGTACCCGCGCCTGCGCGCCGACCAGGTGCTCTTCACCTACCTGCACATCGCCGCCGACCGGCCGCTGACCGACGCGCTGCTGGCCGCGGGCACCACCGCGATCGCCTACGAGACCGTCCAGACCGCCACCGGCGCGCTGCCGCTGCTCGCCCCGATGTCCGAGGTCGCGGGCCGGCTGGCCCCGCAGGTCGGCGCGTTCTCCCTGATGAAGCCGAGCGGCGGCCGCGGCGTGCTGCCCGGCGGCATCCCCGGCGTGCACCCGGCACGCGTCGTCGTCATCGGCGGTGGCGTGGCCGGCCTCAACGCCGCCCGCGTCGCGCTGGGCCTCGGTTCGGACGTCGAGATCCTGGACACCAACGTCGACCGCCTCCGCCAGATCGACAACGACTTCGGCGGCCGCATCCGCACGGTGACGTCGAACCGCCTGTCGGTCGAGGAGGCCGTGCTGCAGGCCGACATGGTCGTCGGCGCGGTGCTGGTGCCGGGCGCGAAGGCGCCGAAGCTGGTCTCGAACGAGCTGGTCTCGCGGATGAAGGCGGGCAGTGTGCTCGTCGACATCGCGATCGACCAGGGCGGCTGCTTCGCCGACTCCCGCCCGACCACGCACGACGACCCGACCTACACCGTGCACGAGTCGGTCTTCTACTGCGTCGCGAACATGCCGGGCGCGGTGCCCCGCACGTCCACTTACGGCCTCACGAACGTCACGCTGCCCTACGCGGTCCAGCTGGCCGAGCACGGCTGGAAGACGGCGCTGCAGGCGGACGCGGCCCTGGCGAAGGGCCTCAACACCCACGCCGGCGCCCTGACCAACGGCCCGGTCGCGGTGGCCCACGACCTGCCGCACACGCCGCTGGCCACCGTCCTCGCCTGA
- a CDS encoding acyltransferase family protein — MIVRSWWRPLDHAEFRASSWFPGLTGLRALAALAVVFFHYGGPVVDRLQGWIAVQLFFVLSGFLITTLALREEDRTGRISLRGFYVRRVFRILPVYFLLLGLTALAVTLAGTYHASRLADAMPFYLTFFNEVVDYNTPYPTSWSLGVEEKFYLVWPALLVLTSFARSRKSLLRAVIGAGVVCFVLGVLPLAPSAQWASLSVHYCSLVIGCLLGLALHHPRGFAVFRPLTSPAAAVLVALGFVVLQFSVKPLGQLLGGHWQYVVPIYAAGSALLLVAVIAQSPVRRLLASRPFTFVGDRSYALYLAQTGAAGVTGLLLPTGLAKAAATSAVALLFACGLRRWVELPAIAYGRRLLAKLLAKGERAPADARQGPARVR; from the coding sequence ATGATCGTTCGTTCCTGGTGGCGGCCGCTCGACCACGCCGAGTTCCGCGCGTCGTCGTGGTTTCCCGGCTTGACCGGCCTGCGCGCGCTCGCCGCCCTCGCCGTCGTGTTCTTCCACTACGGCGGCCCGGTCGTCGACCGGCTGCAGGGCTGGATCGCCGTCCAGCTGTTCTTCGTGCTGTCCGGTTTCCTCATCACGACCCTCGCGCTGCGGGAAGAGGACCGCACGGGCCGGATTTCCCTGCGCGGCTTCTACGTCCGCCGCGTCTTCCGGATCCTGCCGGTGTACTTCCTGCTGCTCGGGTTGACGGCGCTGGCCGTGACGCTCGCCGGGACCTACCACGCCAGCCGGCTCGCCGACGCGATGCCGTTCTACCTGACGTTCTTCAACGAGGTCGTCGACTACAACACGCCCTACCCGACGTCGTGGTCGCTGGGTGTGGAGGAGAAGTTCTACCTCGTCTGGCCCGCGCTGCTCGTGCTGACGTCGTTCGCGCGCAGCCGGAAATCCTTGCTGCGCGCCGTGATCGGCGCCGGTGTGGTGTGCTTCGTGCTCGGCGTGCTGCCGCTGGCGCCGTCGGCGCAGTGGGCGAGCTTGTCCGTGCACTACTGCTCGCTGGTCATCGGCTGCCTGCTCGGCCTGGCGCTGCATCACCCGCGCGGGTTCGCTGTGTTCCGGCCGCTGACCAGCCCGGCCGCGGCGGTGCTGGTGGCGCTCGGATTCGTCGTGCTGCAGTTCTCGGTCAAGCCACTGGGGCAGCTGCTCGGCGGGCACTGGCAGTACGTCGTGCCGATCTACGCGGCCGGGTCGGCGCTGCTGCTCGTCGCCGTGATCGCGCAGAGTCCGGTCCGGCGGCTGCTGGCGAGCCGCCCGTTCACGTTCGTCGGGGACCGGTCGTACGCGCTGTACCTCGCGCAGACCGGCGCCGCGGGCGTGACCGGCCTCCTGCTGCCGACCGGCCTCGCCAAGGCCGCCGCGACGTCGGCCGTCGCGTTGCTCTTCGCGTGCGGGCTGCGCCGCTGGGTCGAGCTGCCGGCCATCGCGTACGGCCGGCGGCTCCTGGCCAAACTCCTGGCAAAAGGAGAGCGGGCCCCTGCCGACGCACGACAGGGACCCGCTCGGGTGAGGTGA